A window of Roseiflexus castenholzii DSM 13941 genomic DNA:
TCGTTGCGACTCGCTCAGATCCGCAGCGCTCAAGAGTTCCAGGAACCCGATCAGCGCCGTCAGCGGATTCTTCAAATCGTGAATGACCATCTGCGCCAGCAAAGCGGTGTTACGCTCGCTCCGACGCAGCAACTCGTCGAGTTGCGCCAATGCCTCACGCTGCCGCCGCTCACGCGCTATGGCAAGCGCCAGACGCTCCAGTGCGTCGATCTGCGCATCGGATAAGCCCGCCTCGCGCTGAAAGCGGATGCGCGTGTCAGGTGGGAACGGATCGCCGCGTTCCAGTGTTTCGATCACCACATCCATCGCCGCGACTAACACCGGACGCGCCTGTTCGTATGCAGCGCGTTGCATCAGGTTGCGCTGGCGTTGACTGCGTACTTCGTAGAGGAACGCATACGCAATGAACGCCATACCGGTTGCTATGGCGAAGTGGCATAGCCAGAACGGAACGTTGAACGCCGAGGCAGTGAACAGGCGCGCAAGCGCCGCTTCACCGAGCAATACAATGCCCGCCAATAAGGCAAACGAGCGATGAAGCGACGATTGCCGGTATAATTGAATATATCGCCAGAGCGCAATGCCACAGGCAACGATGGTGACGGAAGCGCCGATAAGCCACGCAGCGGCGTGCTCCGACGTTTCCAGAACGATCGACCAGAACGCGCCGGCAATCAGCACAAGAGCGCTCAATGCCAGGAGACGCGGCCACTGTCGGCGCAGTGGATCGCGCGACCGGGAGAGTGGATCAAAGGCGCCCAACACGAGAAAGGTACTGACGATCACCTGCCCGATGATCGGCAGATCCGGTCGCGCATTGGGCAGCGCAGCGTCGACGAGAGCGTGGATCAGAAAGATTGCTGCGCCGCACAAGAGGCCCAGGCCGGTTGCCAGGGCGCGTCCATCGAGCGCCTGAAGCGCCGCGATGATCACCGCCAGCGCCACTGCGATGCCCGACACGGCAACAGCGGCAACCAGCGAGAAGTACAGGACTGGCGACATCACAACCCGACGATCCAGGTCAGGAAAGACGTTTACAAGCGCCAGCATGATCGGCACAATCAAAACGACGACCGTCCAGCCTGCAATGACCCACCATGGCGTCGGTTGATTGGAAGCGGGAACGGACGGCGGATCGGCGGGCATGTGAGACATTGGAACTTACTGTTTTTTCATCACAACGGTACCATAGAGATAACGCTATGACAATACATAGGAGTATCGATCAGAACCACGAACATTCATTAAGTCTTAACGATCTCCATCAGGCGCTTTTGAAGTGGTTCAGCGAGGCGGCGCGCGATCTTCCCTGGCGCCGCACCCGTGATCCATACCGCATTCTGGTGGCAGAAGTAATGCTCCAGCAAACACAGGTTGATCGGGTGCTGCCGAAGTACGCAGCGTTCCTCGAGCGTTTTCCGACATTGCACACACTGGCGGAAGCGCCAACTGCCGAGGTCATCCGTATGTGGGCTGGTCTGGGTTACAATCGGCGGGCCGTCAATCTGCAACGCGCGGCGCGCGCGATCTGCGCGCGCTACGGTGGCGTTTTCCCACGGGATGTCGCTACCCTGGTCACATTGCCGGGCATCGGGTCCTACACCGCCGGCGCGGTTGCCTGCTTCGCCTTCGAGCAGGATGTAGCGTTCATGGACACGAACATTCGGCGCGTGATCCGGCGCGTGTTCACCGATCCGACGGAAACGGTCAATGAACGCGCGCTGCTGGCGCTGGCGCGCGCGGCGCTTCCCGTCGGTCGCAGCTGGATGTGGAACCAGGCGCTGATGGAACTGGGGTCGCTCGTTTGCACCGCCGATGCGCCGGCATGCTGGCGCTGCCCGTTGCGCGATCAGTGCCGCGACTATGCTGCGCGACGCGAATCGGACGAGCGTTTTGCGTCCGCGCCGGTGCGCAAGCGCCTCGCCGAACGTCGTGAACGCCCGTTTATCGGCTCGAATCGCTACTTCCGTGGGCGCATCATCGAGGCGCTCCGCATGCTTCCGTCTGGCGCGACCTTCGCGCTGAACGATCTGGGACCGCAGGTGCGCCCGGAGTACACACCCGACGACGAAGTATGGCTCACAACGCTGATTCGTGGGTTGGAACGCGATGGACTGGTAGTGTGGACCGAGACGGGGGTACGGTTGCCGGAATAGCGCAGTGTGTCACCTATGCTATAATGCACGGCTATGAGAACAGCCATCGCCATCAACCCGCGCCACGCAGCCCACGACGAGCCGCGCCATGTCGAGCAGGCAGCCCGGTTACACGCGATAACCGCTGCGCTGAACGCCAGTGGTCTGCGCGCGTCGCTGCTCGAGATTCCGGCGCGTCCGGCGACTGAGGATCAGTTGCTCGCAGTCCATAGCCCATCGATGATCGAACTGGTGCGCTGGTCGGCAAATCGCCCGCATTCGTGGATTGATCACGACACGTATACCACTTCAGCCAGTTGGGACGCCGCTCTCATGGCGGCAGGAACAGCAGTAGCAGTCGTCGAAGCAGTCGTTGGCGGGTCGGCGCGGAATGGCTTTGCGCTCGTGCGCCCTCCCGGTCACCACGCAACACCGACCGAGTCAATGGGTTTTTGCCTGTTCAACAATGTTGCAGTTGCGGCGCGCTACGCCATTGACCATCTGAGCATTGGGCGCGTTGCCATCGTCGATTTCGATGTGCACCACGGAAATGGCACACAGGACATCTTTTACACGGATGATCGCGTCTTCTTCTGTTCGACGCACGCTTCGCCGCTCTACCCTGGCACCGGCGCCGAACGCGACATTGGTTCGGGCAAAGGGCATGGCACGACGCTGAACCTGCCATTGCCCCACGGCGTCGGCGACGCTGGTTTTGCCCGCCTGTTCGATGATGTTGTCATCCCGGCGATTCGCCGCTATCGCCCCGACCTGATCCTGGTCTCCGCCGGGTATGATGGTCACTGGGCAGACCCACTCGGTCCGTTGACGCTGTCGGTCGCCGGGTATGCGGCGCTGACGCGGCGCCTGATGGAAGCAGCGGAAGAGGTCTGCCGGGGACGGATGGTGCTGGTGCTCGAAGGCGGCTATCATCTGAGAGCGCTGGCAGCCAGTGCAATGGCATGCCTCGAAGTGCTGACGAACAAGAATAGCATTGTCGTTGACCCGCTCGGACCCGCAGGCGAATCGGAACCGGATGTGTCGGCACTGATCGCCCGTATGCGCCAGAACCATCCCTTGCTCGCCGGATAATGCCAGCGTCGACCGGCGCTGAAGGCGCGATCTGTCAGCCACAGACGGACAAGCCTTCGCGCTGGCTTATGTGACGGATATTGCTATGAGCATCGCAGTGATCGACTATGGCGCCGGAAATCTGCGCAGTGTCGTGCGCGCTCTGCAACGGATCGGCG
This region includes:
- a CDS encoding sensor histidine kinase is translated as MSHMPADPPSVPASNQPTPWWVIAGWTVVVLIVPIMLALVNVFPDLDRRVVMSPVLYFSLVAAVAVSGIAVALAVIIAALQALDGRALATGLGLLCGAAIFLIHALVDAALPNARPDLPIIGQVIVSTFLVLGAFDPLSRSRDPLRRQWPRLLALSALVLIAGAFWSIVLETSEHAAAWLIGASVTIVACGIALWRYIQLYRQSSLHRSFALLAGIVLLGEAALARLFTASAFNVPFWLCHFAIATGMAFIAYAFLYEVRSQRQRNLMQRAAYEQARPVLVAAMDVVIETLERGDPFPPDTRIRFQREAGLSDAQIDALERLALAIARERRQREALAQLDELLRRSERNTALLAQMVIHDLKNPLTALIGFLELLSAADLSESQRSLIDSALRNGRDLAGLVDDLLDLIRYNEGRLRLRLGDVSLPVLCAECADELAGWLLYESKTLILDVSPTLPLIRADARILKRILLNLLSNAIKHTPRGTLITLRVWREPHPDRGEQTVIEVADTGPGIPPERIERLFEPFGAAGESRSLRQSSTGLGLAFCKMAVTAHGGTIEVSSFPGDGATFRIRLPDL
- a CDS encoding A/G-specific adenine glycosylase, translating into MTIHRSIDQNHEHSLSLNDLHQALLKWFSEAARDLPWRRTRDPYRILVAEVMLQQTQVDRVLPKYAAFLERFPTLHTLAEAPTAEVIRMWAGLGYNRRAVNLQRAARAICARYGGVFPRDVATLVTLPGIGSYTAGAVACFAFEQDVAFMDTNIRRVIRRVFTDPTETVNERALLALARAALPVGRSWMWNQALMELGSLVCTADAPACWRCPLRDQCRDYAARRESDERFASAPVRKRLAERRERPFIGSNRYFRGRIIEALRMLPSGATFALNDLGPQVRPEYTPDDEVWLTTLIRGLERDGLVVWTETGVRLPE
- a CDS encoding histone deacetylase family protein, which encodes MRTAIAINPRHAAHDEPRHVEQAARLHAITAALNASGLRASLLEIPARPATEDQLLAVHSPSMIELVRWSANRPHSWIDHDTYTTSASWDAALMAAGTAVAVVEAVVGGSARNGFALVRPPGHHATPTESMGFCLFNNVAVAARYAIDHLSIGRVAIVDFDVHHGNGTQDIFYTDDRVFFCSTHASPLYPGTGAERDIGSGKGHGTTLNLPLPHGVGDAGFARLFDDVVIPAIRRYRPDLILVSAGYDGHWADPLGPLTLSVAGYAALTRRLMEAAEEVCRGRMVLVLEGGYHLRALAASAMACLEVLTNKNSIVVDPLGPAGESEPDVSALIARMRQNHPLLAG